The genomic stretch aattaacaTTTCCTTTCtagtttattattcttattcttTCTTGACgtcttttttatttaaaaaaagtaaagtttcaataaaaatcaGGAACAAAAGatcttaaaataaaaaaattagaccatcattaattaaaaaaaaaatccaatATCAAAACAGAAACATATGAAAACaccaaaaattataataattcaaagataataaatgaaaaaaaaattccacTAATTGATTCCAGGAAAAATTCATCTATTGTCTTGGTGGAGATCTTTCACGTGGAGCACCATCTCTCATTCTATAATCACCTCTTGGTGGACCGTAATCACCTCTTGGAGCACCATAATCTTCTCTTTGAGGTGGGGCACCACCAAAGTCACCTCTTGGTGGACCATAGTCATTTCTTGAAGCGCCGTAATCGCCTCTTGGAGCACCATAATCACCTCTTGGGCCACCGTAGTCACCTCTTGGAGCACCATAACCGCCACGGCCGTAATTGCCCCTTGGAGCACCGTAGCCACCACGGCCATAGTTGCCTCTTGGGGCACCGTAACCACCACGGCTATAGTTGCCTCTTGGTGCACCGTAACCACCACGACTATAGTTGCCTCTTGGGGCACCGTAACCACCTCTGTGACTGTTGAAGCCACCACGGCCATAAGCACCTCTACCATAGCCACCACGGCCTCTGAAACCACCTCTACCTCTGTGGCCACCTCTGCTTGATTTTCTGATTGGTGGTGGGTTGTCATCCCTTTCGACGGTAATGACAGAACCTCTATATTCAATATTgttcaatttttctaaacCATCATTCATGGCTTCTTCAGATGGGAATTCCAAAGCACCGGTACCATCAAAGTCTCTGGTATTAACACTTGAAAAAGTAGTTTCTAAACTGTTTTCACGTGCcaaatctttcaaatcttGCCATGAGGAACCTTCTGGTAAGTTTCTCAAAGTGATACGGTATCTCTTGGCTGGTAATTTAGAGAATAACACTTCCAATGGCTGATCGGCAAAGGTCTTACCGTTAACTTCTTCAATAGCTTTGGAAGCAGATTCTGGTTCTTCGAATTCAACAAATGCAAAACCATTTAGGATTTTTACTTCTTTCATAGCACCAAATGGAGCAAAAATTTCGTTTAATTCGGATTCTTGGACATCAAATGGGAAAGGTCTAACAAATAATCTTGTTGtagataattcttcaacttGGTTGTTAGCATGCATTGGTGGTTGATAGTATGGTTGAGGTTCTGGGCGAGAACCGTTGTGATATTGGCTTTGGTTGTCTACTGGAGCTTGTTGTTGTTCTggctgttgttgttgctcTTCTTCAGATTGTGGAGGAATATCTTCGGAAGCACCATCCATTGGATCATCAGCAGGTTCACTTGGAGCTGAGACTGGGGCTTCAGCAGCAGGTTCTTCACTGACTGGGACAGAAACAGATTCTACTGGAGCAGCGACTGGTTCTTCGACCGGAGCTTGTTGTTGTTCAGTTTCAGACATTATACTTGACAGAAAAAGATGCTAATAGCTTATTAGAGCcttaaaattaatgaaactaGTCTAAATACAATTGGAAagtaatttataaaaacgCTGAAAATACATAATCCTCTTAAAGAACAGTAGCGAAAATCCAAAAATGGGGAAAAGCGGTGTCCTTTTATACTTTTCATGATGGCGAAAAATGTACAGATTTCTACTATGGAAAAAGTGAAATAGCAATAGATGGAAAATTTAGCCCCGCGGATTAAACAAAAGTTACCCGGGACAACCGTGCCACACGACAACCACAGGTAATACATTGTTTAAAACCTTAATAATCCTAACTTGCCCATTAATTCTGCAAAGTCTAGATATGTAAGGAATAAATGTTTACCATTAGTAGCTGTGGCCATCATTTCCACAATCCCTGTTTTTTGGTCCATCCCTACATATTGAGCaatcttttgaatatcCTTTACACTCAAAACATGATTTTGTAGTGTAACGCTTGGATATCGGATGTCCCTGCCGCAACCATGGACCATAAGCACCCACATTTCGTCTATTGTAGCCTTGTTATCCATATATATCAATAACAGGTATGTGTTTCTTATTAGTTTATCGAAATCGacaatattcaaattgtCGATGCAGAACTCTCTTTTATCATATAACTTATATAATTCTCTCGGTAGTTGTAACAAGTCAAAAAACTGGTCTAATTGATCCTTTATCATATCAGCATCTGCACATAATTCAGAATATATCAATAGCATTTCATCTTCGATTTCCTGCGGAGGCTTTGCATTGAGAAACCGTTGCAATTGTGAGTTAGATACTTTTTTACCTGACATTTTTAATGTGTACAATAAATGTGCATTTCATACGTTCTATAAATGTACTAGGTTTtcttatcatcatcatcatatttatttcttcgatgattataaataatttattataattcttAACCGAAACCCGAAAATCTCATATTAATtgcaaataaataatggCCAAAGAGATGACAggaaatataaatacatGCTTTTTTTTCGATAAGTTTTCATAACAAGCCAATCAGATAAAACCCTACTACTAATTCTATTAGTGGATTAGATTCTAAATACCCCCCTCATGCTATGAGGTGTTAGGTTTTGATTTTTCCTCTAAGTTTTGTAGTAGCATATTGCATTCTTCGCTTTAGTATAATTACAAACATGATGTGATAAGCTTAGACACCAATATggattattttaaatctaattttgCCCAGACAAGCTTTTTAACTGTTCGTGTTTCACTCAATCATAATAGGGTTAAAAAGTAAAGTACTCTTATTTGTTCTTGTTCTTATTCTTGCGGACAGAGGGAATTTTCACAAGTTGCGAAAACAACTAATTTGAGAAAtttgacaaaaaaaaagatgaggctaaaattactattaaaagataagaaataattaattgaaatagaCGTTTTTTACTTTGTAactatataataaatcGTAGTCTAACTTTTTTATATCTTATATTCCTCAAGAATCataccaaaaaaatattgtaacTGTATCAAGTGACaagttaataattaataataaactaGTACATTTGGCACAATTATAGTTATAATGAGTGACACTGTTGAAAGTTCTTCAGACCCCGCAGTCAAACCATTGGAAGATGAACAACAACTTCcaaatgatgatttaaatgaaCTGGATTTTGATCATGAAGATAAGGATCAAGAATCTGAACCTATGGAAAAACAATCTTCTGAAGTTAATGGTGCTGCAAATAATACTGCtaatgaagatttaaatgAGACAACAAATAAAGTTAAATCAGAAACTGATCTAGGAGGTAATCCACCATCAGATGAAGAGAATTTTGTCCAAAAtgttaatgaagaagaacGTACTAGAGTTACTAATAATGCAGAGGCTTCAAATGCTCCTGTTACAAATGAAGCACAAGAACAatctaatgataatgataataataatgttgcatcagataataataagagaCCTCGTGACGATAGTACTCAAGAGGAAGGGGGAGAAAAAGTTAATGAAGATTTAGGACAATATGATGAAGACGattttgatgaagatgatgatgaagaggaagaagaagaaggtCCACAAAAGAAACGCCGTCGTGAAAGAAATAGATTCTTGGATATTGAAGCTGAAGTCAGTGACGATGATGAAgacgatgatgaagaagaagaatcaGAATTGGTCCGTGAAGGTTTTATTACTCGTGGTGATGAAGAAAACGAAGAAGGTACCACAGGTGGAAGAGATGACAGATTACATAGACAATTGGACCaacatttaaataaaagttCTGAACAAGATGCTCAACAATTAGCTAAAGAATTGAGAGAACGTTACGGTAGAAGTAGTTCCAAACAATATCGTGCTGCTACCCAAGACGGTTACGTTCCCCAAAGATTCTTGTTGCCTAGTGTTGATACTGGTACTATTTGGGGTGTCCGTGTTAGACCTGGTAAAGAGAAAGAATTAGTTcgtaaattattaaaaaagaaatttaatttagaCAGAGCTATGGGtaagaagaaattaaagattttatcGATTTTCCAAAGAGATAACTATACCGGTAGAATTTATATCGAAGCCCCAAAACAATCTGtgattgaaaaattttgtaatgGTATCccagatatttttattactcaaaaaattttaattccaGTTCAAGAATTACCACTGCTATTAAAGCCAAGTAAATCTGACGATGTCAGCTTAGAAGAAGGAAGCTACGTTAGAATAAAAAGAGGTATCTATAAGGGTGACTTAGCTGTTGTGGATCAAATTagtgaaaataatttagaagtGATGTTGAAAATCGTGCCTCGTTTAGATTATGGGAAGtttgatgaaattgatcCAGTCACTAACCAACGTAAACCAAGAAGAACAACATTCGCTACTAGATCACCTCCTCAGCTATTCAACCCAACTATGGCTTTAAGATTGGATCAAGCTAATTTATATAAGAGAGATGACCACCATTTCACttataaaaatgaagattaTATTGATGGTTATTTATACAAATCTTATAAAATTCAACATATTGAAGCAAAGAATATTCAACCAACAGTTGAGGAATTAGCACGTTTTGGCTCTAAAGATGGTAATGTTGATTTAACTAGTATATCACAAGCAATTAAAAAGGCACAAGCTGCTCGTGTAACATTTCAAGCAGGTGATAGCGTTGAAATATTGAATGGTGAACAACGTGGCTCAAAGGGTATTGTTACCAAGACTACTACAGAAATTGCTACTGTTAAAATCCCTGAATTTTCTAGTGCATTAGAATTCCCAATTTCATtgttaagaaaaatattcaaaccTGGTGATCATGTTACCGTTGTTGATGGTGATCATCAAGGTGATGCTGGTTTAGTCTTACTAGTAAAAAAGGGCCAAGTAACTTTTATGTCAAACCAAACTAAAGAAGAAGTAACTATTACGGCCAACAATTTATCTAAATCTATCGATTCTACCCCAACTTCAAGCGAATATGCCTTGTATGATATGGTTGAACTGAGTGCTAAAAATGTAGCATGTATCATCCAAGCAGGTCATGATATTTTCAAAGTAATTGATGATACAGGTAAAGTTTCAACAATAACTAAAGGTTCCATATTAAATAAGATTAATACAGCACGTACAAAGGTCACCACCgttgataataatggtaatgaAATCAAAATTGGGGATACTGTAGTTGAAAAATTGGGTGCCCGTAGAGAGGGTCAAGTTTTATACATTGAAactcaaaatatttttgtaatgtccaaaaaaattattgaaaatgcaGGTGTATTTATTGTAAATCAACTAAATATTGAAGCTGTTTCCTCCAAAGATAGTAACATGTTATCAACAAAAATAGATTTATCAAGATTGAACCCTGATGTAATGGCATCTATGAAACCTCCGGGACAAGGTATGAGACCAGTTTCACAACAACAAGGCCGTGTAGGTCGTGAGGTTGCCTTCGGTAAAACTGTTAGAATACGTGCTGCGGGATATAAAGGCCAGTTAGGTATTGTTAAAGATGTTAATGGTGATAAAGCTACGGTAGAATTACATTCTAAGAATAAACATATCACTGTGGATAAACGTAAGTTAACCTATTATAATCGTGAAGGTGGTGAAGGTATAACTTACGATGAATTAGTTAGCAGAAGAGGTAGAGTTCCACAAGCTAGAATGGGACCATCATATGTTAGCGCTCCAAGAAGTATGGCTGCTGGGGGGCCACTTCCACCAGTCTCACAGCATCAAGCTGGTGGTATGACACCAGGCTGGAGCAACATGGATGGTGGTAAAACACCTGCCGTAAATTCTAATGGACCTGGTGGGTCAGGCGGTGCCTCTGCTTGGGGGAATGCTTCCTCATGGGGTGGTGCTTCTACTTGGGGTGGCCAAGGTTCAGGCTCTGCCTCCGCATGGGGTGGTCAAGGTTCTGGAGCTACTTCAACATGGGGCGGTGCATCATCTTGGGGCAACAAATCAAGTTGGGGAGGTGCTTCAACATGGGCTTCCGGTGGTGACTCTAATGGTAGCATGTCTACTTGGGGTGGTGATAGATCATCTTACGGTGGTACTTCAACTTGGGGAGGTGGTGCAAGAGATGGTGGTGCATCAACATGGGCAAATGGTAACAAATCAGCAAAAGGTAAGGGTAGTGGATCTACCTGGGGAGGAAATCAAGAGGGTAATAGATCTGCCTGGGGTGATAAGGGTGATAGATCTAATTATGGTGGTAATAGCACCTGGGGCGGTCACTAGGTATTTTTTACCCTACCAACGAGGAACAATTTAATCCTATTTGAACTCCAATTCCATATCGGAAGACTAGCCTTTGCTACCAATACCTGTATTCTGACTGCAATTCAATCGGCACTGGCTCTTTAGGTTCCAGCTTCCTCTGTGTATTATGATATTGAATTCATATAACTATTTATATAACAAGAAAatgtgatatttttttagaatagCAAAAGTATGTATCTTATATTCCTTTACAGGGGTCATAGTATTTTAAGCAACTGACGACTTATTATATAACTAGATGtcttatttaatttaattatgtTAATGagttttaattaatttgagATGCagtttaattattatttacaaagATAGATATGACTACAACATCCAACTATTTCTCTATATACCcgaatatttatttacatatttGATACgataatcatttaaaaattatttaaaatgaataaaacaTCGATCttgttattttaataaataccATAAGTCCATTATGAACAGTAataaaaggaaaatatGTACCTTTTGCAAAAAATCTTGGAATGTTATCTAAATAAGTGTAATgttaaaattgataatatattatgtTTGTTTAGGATTTCTAGAAAAATTGAGAGGTTTTTGAGGAATaaatttccttttctttGCTTCAGTAAACACTACATGTCTTTGAGCTATTGGATCGTATCTAACTTGTGTAACTAAAGGAGCTCCCCTTTTCACCCTAATATATCTTGAAAAACCGGTTGCTGCAGTAGATAGTAATTTCACAACGGATGTTTTAGCTTTATCTTTGGccatatttcaaattagtCTGGTTTTGAGAGTTATTGTTTGTACCTTTTAGTCTTGTATTAATCTTTCTTAAGCTAAGTTTCATTTAACTAACATGCTCAAGAAATCTATCCATATTTTTGCCGTTCcgaaaaatattatttctaaatagCCTAacttaaaatatatacacGATTATCAAAACTAGAAATATCCAACACGTAAAATTCATACAACTATATGCCATCTTCAATGATCTTTAATTGTTCTTACTATATTCTAAATGCTACTTACTAGTCGTTAATTTTGtctaattgaatttattaactcaaacaatttaaaaaattatttgatgaatataatatagGATTGCGAATTAAAGTATCATTCTTAACTTCAtccagaaaaaaaaatatgaaccGTTTTGTACTTTTAGTTATTCTCTTTATCTATTATATGACATGGTTGATTTTGCCAatgtttgaatttg from Henningerozyma blattae CBS 6284 chromosome 4, complete genome encodes the following:
- the NPL3 gene encoding mRNA-binding protein NPL3 (similar to Saccharomyces cerevisiae NPL3 (YDR432W); ancestral locus Anc_5.542) — protein: MSETEQQQAPVEEPVAAPVESVSVPVSEEPAAEAPVSAPSEPADDPMDGASEDIPPQSEEEQQQQPEQQQAPVDNQSQYHNGSRPEPQPYYQPPMHANNQVEELSTTRLFVRPFPFDVQESELNEIFAPFGAMKEVKILNGFAFVEFEEPESASKAIEEVNGKTFADQPLEVLFSKLPAKRYRITLRNLPEGSSWQDLKDLARENSLETTFSSVNTRDFDGTGALEFPSEEAMNDGLEKLNNIEYRGSVITVERDDNPPPIRKSSRGGHRGRGGFRGRGGYGRGAYGRGGFNSHRGGYGAPRGNYSRGGYGAPRGNYSRGGYGAPRGNYGRGGYGAPRGNYGRGGYGAPRGDYGGPRGDYGAPRGDYGASRNDYGPPRGDFGGAPPQREDYGAPRGDYGPPRGDYRMRDGAPRERSPPRQ
- the RAD33 gene encoding Rad33p (similar to Saccharomyces cerevisiae RAD33 (YML011C); ancestral locus Anc_5.539) is translated as MSGKKVSNSQLQRFLNAKPPQEIEDEMLLIYSELCADADMIKDQLDQFFDLLQLPRELYKLYDKREFCIDNLNIVDFDKLIRNTYLLLIYMDNKATIDEMWVLMVHGCGRDIRYPSVTLQNHVLSVKDIQKIAQYVGMDQKTGIVEMMATATNGKHLFLTYLDFAELMGKLGLLRF
- the SPT5 gene encoding transcription elongation factor SPT5 (similar to Saccharomyces cerevisiae SPT5 (YML010W); ancestral locus Anc_5.538), producing MSDTVESSSDPAVKPLEDEQQLPNDDLNELDFDHEDKDQESEPMEKQSSEVNGAANNTANEDLNETTNKVKSETDLGGNPPSDEENFVQNVNEEERTRVTNNAEASNAPVTNEAQEQSNDNDNNNVASDNNKRPRDDSTQEEGGEKVNEDLGQYDEDDFDEDDDEEEEEEGPQKKRRRERNRFLDIEAEVSDDDEDDDEEEESELVREGFITRGDEENEEGTTGGRDDRLHRQLDQHLNKSSEQDAQQLAKELRERYGRSSSKQYRAATQDGYVPQRFLLPSVDTGTIWGVRVRPGKEKELVRKLLKKKFNLDRAMGKKKLKILSIFQRDNYTGRIYIEAPKQSVIEKFCNGIPDIFITQKILIPVQELPLLLKPSKSDDVSLEEGSYVRIKRGIYKGDLAVVDQISENNLEVMLKIVPRLDYGKFDEIDPVTNQRKPRRTTFATRSPPQLFNPTMALRLDQANLYKRDDHHFTYKNEDYIDGYLYKSYKIQHIEAKNIQPTVEELARFGSKDGNVDLTSISQAIKKAQAARVTFQAGDSVEILNGEQRGSKGIVTKTTTEIATVKIPEFSSALEFPISLLRKIFKPGDHVTVVDGDHQGDAGLVLLVKKGQVTFMSNQTKEEVTITANNLSKSIDSTPTSSEYALYDMVELSAKNVACIIQAGHDIFKVIDDTGKVSTITKGSILNKINTARTKVTTVDNNGNEIKIGDTVVEKLGARREGQVLYIETQNIFVMSKKIIENAGVFIVNQLNIEAVSSKDSNMLSTKIDLSRLNPDVMASMKPPGQGMRPVSQQQGRVGREVAFGKTVRIRAAGYKGQLGIVKDVNGDKATVELHSKNKHITVDKRKLTYYNREGGEGITYDELVSRRGRVPQARMGPSYVSAPRSMAAGGPLPPVSQHQAGGMTPGWSNMDGGKTPAVNSNGPGGSGGASAWGNASSWGGASTWGGQGSGSASAWGGQGSGATSTWGGASSWGNKSSWGGASTWASGGDSNGSMSTWGGDRSSYGGTSTWGGGARDGGASTWANGNKSAKGKGSGSTWGGNQEGNRSAWGDKGDRSNYGGNSTWGGH
- the MRPL39 gene encoding mitochondrial 54S ribosomal protein bL33m (similar to Saccharomyces cerevisiae MRPL39 (YML009C); ancestral locus Anc_5.537), producing the protein MAKDKAKTSVVKLLSTAATGFSRYIRVKRGAPLVTQVRYDPIAQRHVVFTEAKKRKFIPQKPLNFSRNPKQT